One window of the Treponema primitia ZAS-1 genome contains the following:
- a CDS encoding ornithine aminomutase subunit alpha — MKRQDDFAERRKHLAGLTDEELYRHFWEVTAKVVDPLLELGKKYTSPSIERSVLLRMGFSSPDTKTIVEGCIDRGLLGKGAGHVVYKLSKSKNISVQEAGAMLVTGQGWNDVVALFKA, encoded by the coding sequence ATGAAAAGACAGGATGATTTTGCCGAACGGCGAAAACATTTAGCCGGACTTACCGATGAAGAACTGTACCGGCATTTCTGGGAAGTAACCGCCAAGGTAGTAGACCCCCTTCTGGAATTGGGTAAAAAATATACATCTCCATCCATTGAACGGTCAGTATTACTGCGTATGGGATTTTCTTCCCCGGACACCAAAACTATTGTGGAAGGCTGCATAGACCGGGGGCTCTTGGGTAAAGGGGCAGGGCATGTGGTCTATAAACTTTCCAAGTCGAAAAATATTTCCGTACAGGAAGCCGGCGCAATGCTGGTAACCGGCCAGGGCTGGAACGATGTAGTTGCCCTGTTTAAGGCCTAA